A window from Vigna angularis cultivar LongXiaoDou No.4 chromosome 7, ASM1680809v1, whole genome shotgun sequence encodes these proteins:
- the LOC108336409 gene encoding uncharacterized protein LOC108336409 has protein sequence MEVYGKPMVAAPSNVIYLSSILGQDGPVPCHRCNWKCENEHVCGNMYRCKLTGLTHICDKNCNQRILYDNHSSLCLASGQIFPLTPAEEQAVRGVRRKLDAENSPSDSCGFKRRRDAQFHPSPFERSFTAVGPICSQVGDGMDMK, from the coding sequence ATGGAGGTATATGGCAAACCTATGGTTGCAGCTCCTTCAAATGTTATTTATCTGTCAAGTATTTTGGGCCAAGATGGTCCAGTACCCTGTCACAGGTGCAACTGGAAATGTGAAAATGAACATGTTTGTGGAAACATGTATCGCTGCAAGCTAACAGGGCTGACTCACATCTGTGATAAAAACTGTAACCAGAGAATTCTGTATGATAACCATAGCTCACTTTGTCTAGCAAGTGGTCAAATTTTCCCCCTTACTCCAGCAGAGGAACAAGCAGTGAGAGGTGTTCGCAGAAAGCTAGATGCAGAGAATTCGCCCTCTGATAGCTGTGGTTTTAAGCGTAGGCGTGATGCACAATTTCATCCTTCTCCTTTCGAGAGATCTTTCACTGCTGTCGGTCCTATCTGCAGCCAAGTTGGAGATGGCATGGATATGAAGTAG
- the LOC108336831 gene encoding pathogenesis-related thaumatin-like protein 3.5 isoform X2: MTIVASWKFQSFCVILFTFLSYSFSSIFTITNNCPYTIWPGTLSGSGSPPLPTTGFRLDSGQMIKLTSVPGWSGRIWARTGCTFDATGIGKCETGDCGGRLECDGNGAAPPTSLFEITLGKGNEQDFYDVSMVDGYNLPLLVQPRGVYGSGVCNATGCVTDINRGCPKELQVVGGDGYQGGVVGCKSACEAFGSDEYCCSGEFANPSTCQPSYYSTLFKQACPKAYSYAFDDATSTFICKAFEYDIVFCPNSNRARKPNAPVPPLPPSIGWPDQKQSLRH; the protein is encoded by the exons ATGACAATAGTGGCATCATGGAAGTTCCAAAGTTTCTGTGTTATTTTGTTTACTTTCTTGTCTTATTCTTTCTCTTCTATTTTCACCATAACAAATAACTGCCCTTATACCATATGGCCTGGCACACTCTCCGGTTCCGGCTCACCGCCGCTTCCGACGACCGGATTCCGGCTGGACTCCGGCCAGATGATCAAACTCACCAGTGTTCCAGGGTGGTCGGGAAGGATCTGGGCTAGGACTGGCTGCACATTTGATGCAACAGGAATTGGCAAGTGTGAAACAGGTGATTGTGGTGGAAGATTGGAATGTGATGGAAATGGTGCTGCTCCTCCTACCTCATTGTTTGAGATAACTCTTGGCAAAGGCAATGAACAAGACTTCTATGATGTCAGCATGGTGGATGGCTACAATTTGCCATTGCTTGTTCAACCAAGAGGTGTGTATGGTTCTGGGGTCTGCAATGCCACAGGTTGTGTCACAGACATCAACAGAG GTTGTCCCAAAGAACTTCAAGTAGTGGGTGGAGATGGATACCAGGGTGGTGTTGTTGGGTGTAAAAGTGCTTGTGAGGCATTTGGGTCAGATGAGTACTGCTGCAGTGGAGAATTTGCCAATCCAAGTACATGCCAGCCATCCTATTATTCCACCCTTTTCAAGCAGGCTTGTCCAAAAGCTTATAGCTATGCATTTGATGATGCTACCAGCACTTTCATTTGCAAAGCTTTTGAATATGACATTGTTTTTTGTCCCAACAGCAACAG